The Parambassis ranga chromosome 4, fParRan2.1, whole genome shotgun sequence genome includes the window ttagtagCCTATGTTTAAACCCTTTGCATGCTATGCTGTCTGTTTCAATGTTGCTACTGGATCCCCCTCggagatcaataaagtatctatctatctatctatctatctagagACAATTCGACCTGTGTCAATTAAATGATAATATTCCTATGTATATTATTGGCCTACAGGTGGCAGTCTTACCACAGTCAGTCAAGGTAGGACAAGAGGTCAACTGGAGACCAAGGGGAAAATAAGTGTCTTGTAATGATCTGAATAGTAATACTGTATATTACATTTGATATACATGTAGGCATATATTTTTATACACAGtatgaaatatgaaatgaaaataaaatatataatacttTCCTATGCAAAATGTTTTGTTGGTGAAACCTTAAAATTATTGATATACACTGAAAGGAAAGTTTGTGACTAGATTTATATactgaaatattaaaaatagatcTTGTCAGGTTTGCTTATGCAAACACTGGTAAAGCCTGTAAAGGAAAAAACTTGGAAGTGGCATTGGTAAAGTGCAGTAAATTGTGGTGTAAATGTCAAATGAAATTTGCAACACCTAGTTTAAGTGCCACTCAAAATTcaagacaggtgtgtgtgctaGAATGGACTATTATACAGTGTATActgtgacatttattttttagtcCTTTGTTACTAAAGAAAAATTCATATGAAATTACACAAGTTACACTAATAATGTTTTCTGAAGCTCATCTAGGTAAACATGCAACCTGCCTGCTTGAACAAAGTTCTTGGTACAGCccgttttcttttttcttcttttgaagaTTAAATCCAACAGGTTAAATAAACTCTAACTCATCTCTTAAACTggaaataaaaactgaatttaTCTCATTCACATCCTGTATACTTTCTGACCCCCAGCAGTGTCAGTCTTCCCTCCCTCGTGCATCCATAAAGCATTCTTAAACACTTTAGCAACCCTTTGTGTCTTGGCAGGCTGGAGGTTAACACAAGCAGTACTTgacacaaggagagagagagagagagagggagagggagaggatgagggagggggggacaAAGAGGGAAATGAGGTCCGAGCAGTACATCTTTTCTCAGTGGAGGCAGTGGCTGAGAGCACAGCGGTGGGtgtctgctgctgagctgtAGGTGAGGATCAGGAGGTGTTTGTTGCCACGGTTCACAAGCAGGGCCCCTTGACAGCCTCGTTTGATGTGGTTGGCCCCTGTCGGCGGCTGGCTCTTTGCGCTGGTGTGACAGTCATTGCCGGGTGACTGACTGTCAATGCCCCAACCGAcaaaagaggagaagacaggcaTTCATGGGGCCTGATAATGGCCAGGCCAGGACAAGGCTGCCATTCTGGTAGACTTTGATCATGTGGATTCTTTTGCACACCTTTGTAGGGGCTTCCTATTTGTTTAACAGATGGAGAGAGGGCTGTTTTTGAAACTGCTTCACCTGGCCAGGGAAACTTGATGGAGATACTTGTCTGtaagatgtgtgtattgttAAAAGCTTttggttgtgtgtgcatgtgtgtgtgcaccatggAATTAGTGCCACGTCCTTCCCCACAGATGTGACAtcacaaagagaaaacacagagttcagtttagagttaaattaaatatttttgggAGCACACTTTGAGATTTTCACCCTCATCATTTTTATATTCTGAATTTCCTTCCAGagcaaacattattattatttatcacACCACACACGTCCATTACTGTCCATTAAAACGAGACAGACATCAGTAAGGGCCCATGCACCGGCCTTTACTGGACTGCTGTGACTCACACAGCTCTTACAGGGTTTTCCCGCATGCGTTTTAAGATGGATTCAATTAGTGAGTCAGTTAAAATGTCTTGTCATTCTACAAGTTTATCTTAGTGGAATCTACAGACATTAATTATGCCAAAACAACATCAGCATTCATATCAAGCTTTTGTACCTGTAGAACTCCTCCATTTGGGGATTGATGAAATGCCAAGTCAGCAAATcatgaaaacttttttttcaccatcCTACATCCTATTCTATCTACATCCTCTTTTATGTGCCTCTGATTAATCAGATCAGCAGTGCAGAGATGTGTAATCACTCATGACAAGTTAAAAATATTTCAATCTGTCCATCAGATGTTTGCTCGCTATCATGTATCATGAACTGGCTGCATCTCTCAGAACTCTTCACAGCATCAGATATGAGATCCACTTATCACAGAGCAGCTGACAATAGACAATGGTCATGAAGCAGGATATGCAAATTACCTCTGTGGGACTGAGGTCTGGAGGTCTTGTCAGTTCCTTTAACTGCATCCGGAAGTCTGTCGGCCAGCTCAAAGATATCCAGCACTCCTGTGTTGGGTCTGAACTCAGAAAACATCATAGGGAATGATAAGAATACACTGACCATGTGTATGTATGATGTAATGTTTTTATGCGACTGTGGTAATTCACAGCTGAGACTCTatgtcaaataaaacaaataccTCTCTAGCCCTGAGTGGCAAACTGGTAGGTTGTGAGTATACTTAAAAGCACTGGGTCAAGGGTGATGGTTTAAACTCAACtacaagagacagagagaggcaagGATTTagcaggagggcaaaacaattaATAATAGGGAGCTATTACTGAGGGATTGTCAGTGCTTGGAGGAAGGTCAGGTTTCAGACCTTTTGAAGACTTTGATGGTACAAAACATGCCTCATTATAGAGATATTATCTCTATTCATACACTTACAGAGCCGCTGGGATCCCTGCTGGGAAAGATTAGGTTCCTCCACTTGAGAACATCCTCCTTGGGTGCCTGCCTCTCAGAGTGCTGTTCTCAGTTCATGGCACACCCACACAGCAAGGCTCAGCTCAAATCAGTGGATACTGATCCAGTATAATCCAGTATAATCCAGTATCCAGTTGTGGTAGTTAAAGATCAAACTAAATTACTGCTTGTCAGATCATTGATCTTTTCAGGCCTAATTCTAAGGACAGAGTTGTTGATCTAATGGTCAGTCAGGCTACCATAACAGAAACACCTGAAATTTGCCTTAACACCACAGCAGAGACCATTGGGTGGATTAACCCCCACCCAACCCTCCACCCAATAAGGATGAGTCTGTCAAATCCTTAAATTCCTCGTATGTTATAGCAACGAAATCGTATAAATTACAGCAGGCCTCAATATCAAACATTCACACTGTAAGACAGCAAGACGTTGCAGATTGAGACttaaagacaaagagagacatTATGCTCGTGTCTGTCACTGAGCTCAGAGCCCAAACATTTGCTTCTAAGACACCACAAAGCAATCTGCTGCCACATCTGATGTTCACATGAGGCCTGAGCTTTGTTGTTGACCTCGAGAGCCACTCATTTTTGAAGAGAATGATTGTATGATTTTAATTATGGAGAATTTTACCAAAAGGAAGGACAAATGAGACTTCCTCTGGGATCTGACACTATGCTGTCTCATGAGACATCACTCTAACAGTGAAACCTTTAGAGAAGCACAATCTGTACACTTTGCATTAAAGCAGTGTGCAAGACACTCAACCATACTCAGTAAAGGCAGCAAACTATTTTCTTAAAACTAAAGAAAATCTAATATGTTTTAAAGTGTAAGACTCTGCTCATCTTTATTAGTCAATCTGTTAGGAGCTCCAGTATTAATGTTTAATAGCTGGTCGGGACTGAAGGTTTGACTTTCAAGGAggacagaaggagagaaaagTTGAAGGATGTTAACAAATAATGCAGTGTGGTTTATTTGAGGGTGAAAGATTTTTATGAAGAGCCCACGTAGATCTTCGCTGAAAGAAGCTTTGATGAGGAGCCTGGCAGGCACCAGGTAAACAGGAATGGCTTCGGGGAAGTTGAGGAGGGGGTCGGATCTGGGACGGTAGGGAGAAGGAGGGGACTGGTctccttctctttgttttttttatgatagTAAAGTTTAAATAGGGGCAAGGCGAAGACCACGTCTCTGGGAGCAGTTAACAAGCTAAACAAGTGTGAAGTGACTGTCACAGTCTCTGCACTGAAAGTTCTCCAACACACTTCCAGCACTAGACCTGGGGTGGCCCTGGGGTAGCACTCATAATTGAAACAAAGACTCTGCAGCAGCTAaatggagattttttttgtatcttcTCTCTTGCTTTTAcacaaacatgtatttatttctggCTTATTTTCATGTCTTTGCGCTAAGCTTTTTATCTCATAGTTATAAATTTAATATCAATCTTTGCTTTAACTTATAACATTTACACTTTAATGTTCTAATCTATGTGGAATATCTTCTTTTGTACAAGCACAAATTCCCATCCCAAGAAGCTAACACTCGCTTGACTGGAATAGCTTGGCTGTGTTATACTGCCCTTGTCCTAATCAGGCTCATTACACAGCTTGTAAAAAACAGACAAGAGTGTGGGAAGTCACAAAAAAGGTGTTCTTCATTTCCGTCCTGCTCTGCCAAATTAAACAGCCAAAGATCAGAGAGGGTGTTTCATTGAAATATTAACACAGGTGATCAGAAAGTCTCTCAGGCTTCATCTGGTCTAACTCTAGCAACACGCCTGCaacctgctctgtgtttccaaCTGCTTGGTGATTCAAACcagcagctgtaaaaaaaaaaaaaaaagaaggacagAAAAGGGGTCCCTTAATTTGCCCCATGtggtcagagagaaaaaaaagaaggtgtCAAAAACTGGTCTCCTCGCTGGTTCACTGGACAGTAATGGAGCTGATTTGACCATCCTACAAAGTGCTTTACCGTTCACATCAAGGGGGAGACAGCAGAGGTCACAGGGTAGGAAGGGGATGTAAGTCTTTCCAGCTGTCTGTAACCATGAAAAGAGGACAGTAAAATCTTCAGGTGAAAAGCAAATGACTTGATTCTCACAAAGTAAACTTTTCTGGCAGAAATAGAGAGGGGACAGTTCTTGATGTGAGCATTCTCATTTGTTTGAGATGGTTATGAATGAGTGCAGCAGCCCCCTCCTCCTACCCCTCTCCTTTCAACCCCCTAGATGCCCTGCCCAGGATAAAATGCAGGACAATTCAGCCGGTGCCTTCACAGAACAgaggactgactgactgactgcacacaGCAGAGCGTGAGGCCGTTCACTTGCTGCTTCGCTGCCCCGTGCTGGCTGACACAGACTTGCTGACTGCCgctcactctgacacacacacacactctccctccctccctcactctctctctctctttctctctctctttctcagtatcacacacacacacacacacacagagtcagtcaCCAACCCTCATTCAACTCCCTCTCAGCCACGGGTCAGCAGCTCAGACAGGCACCTTGTCCCTATCCAGCTGGAAAGAGCAGAGCCTCGCaaggtgcgcacacacacatactgaaacacacacaacacacgcaTACCCATCCATTCACTCAGACAAATAcaaattcacacacatacacacacacacatgtgcatccTCATACATCCCAGGACTTTATCTGTGGACCGGTGAGGAAGGCTTCAGTCCAAAGAGGAGGACAACCTGACGGGATAAGGGACAGCATCAACGAAGAACTTCAAAAAGTGGATTCATAAAATCACTTCAACAGAGGATCAGACAAATAGAATCGAACACGGAACTGAAGATGTCTACAGGAGAAACTCTGCACAGCTTGGTGCTGTAGAAAGGGAGGCCTGCTGTCAGCCCAAAGTGGAGATTGGCCATCAGTGACATCCAGACGAACTGCTGTGAGTGCCATTtccctcccttctctcctcAGGACTCCCAACCTCCACAGGGACATCTCCTGATCATCAGCATGCCTAAAGCTTGCACAAGGTGCACCTTGGGAGTCTGACCCACCATGTGCAGATGGACGGCGTCCGTAACTCATCTTGGTCCTGAACCGGTTCTTAGTATCACAACCGCTGCAGCCTCCACTGGGCCACTACTCCCCCTGCCCAGCGCAGCCTCCCTTTGCCTGGCATGCTTCACCCTGCTCCTGGTCACCGCTGGCACTGCCACAGGGGCCTGTCCTCCTCGGGTAGGGCATGAACCCCTTCAGGTGCTGGCGAGTGGCATCAACTGCTCGTGGACTTTGGAAAGGCACACACGCAGTTATAATCACCTAGAGGGTGACGTCCGACTACGACGGCTTTACTCTGCCAACAAGTTCTTCCTCTGCATTGACAAAACAGGCAAGGTGGACGGCACTCGGCGAAAAAACTACGCTGACAGTAAGTAGCCGGCAGAGCCAGAGTAAATCTTCTCTATCTCAAATATGTGTCAGGAAAGCCCTGTCACATTCTCACTTTTTATTGTCATGCTGACTGTTCTTATCTGTTCACCTTTATAGCAGTTCATAGGGATATCCTAAGGTTATATTACTGCTGAgctatttgtgttgtgtttagagCAAGAGAGGTGCGTTGCTAGGTAAGAAGGGAATACCCTGATGCAGATTTGGACTCCTCATGGGACAGCTGGCACTGAGGAAAGACATTAAGCATCAGTTGGTtgggttaagaaaaaaatggGAATTAAGTTGTCAAAACTGTGGTGAAAGTGCATCAGTCATACCTAACAGGTGTAACTGAAACAGGTTTTTACCAAGAAACACAGATTCATTTCACAGGTGCAACTGATTTATGTTATGTGAACTTCTTCCTAGCACTTGCAGCCAAATGGTCAGGGTATAAACCTTCAGTCAATCTGTGGTTTAGGGACACCTGAGAAGAGCTTGTTCCTGCAACATGTCCATCAATAGTTGCCTTTTAGATGCTTGACTAGGTCAGATGGACCGACTGTGGTCATGATCTGACCTCCCTCTCCATTAGTCACTGGCAAACTGACTGATTGGAGAGCTCTCAGAGACATTTTTTGCCTTTGACGgtaatatttatgtatttggtCGTTAATGCCTTTTCATACAAGTGGGTGAGTCAGACTTTTTCCATACAGCTACTGGGGGgaagagcagctgctgcctccAGCTAACAGGGCAGTCTGTCTGCTGCCACTGTTTCAATCAGCTCCAAGCTGCAGACTGGATGACATTTGTTAACCTGCCGGGATTAGTCACCTGGCAGAATCTTTAAAAACCACACACGCTGGTATAAACTCAAGTTGAGATGAATTATTGCTGTGTTAAATTTGGAGCTGTTGGCTTATCCCAAGTTGGGACATTATTCTTTCATATTAGTGGTTATATATGTCAGCTACCGTAATAAAATATTACTCCCAAACCTTGCTTGAATTTGACAGTTTGACATAAGTTATGCTTGAAGACTTGAGGGTGTTTAAACTGAGTGTTCAGCGTCATTGGAAAACTGATGCTTATTGTGAATTCATGCCATTGACTCTGTGTCATTTATGCTTAAGAAGTTGCAGTAGCCCTCTGTGAAAAAGTGCAGTCCCCTTACATGTAATGTCCTTATGCACTTTAGACATCATCCTCTCATTTCCTCTGGTGGAAAGAACGTTTCTTTCTGTGCTCACACAGAGCGAGGGTGTGTGCCTGCACCCTAGAGCTGAGCGCAGTGCCAAACCAGCGGTCATGTAGGCTTTGCCTTAAATTTAAGAAAATGGCCCTTGTGGTCAGTTTGTGGTTGAGCCTCACAGCGGCACAGATCTGGTTGAAAACCATTTTGATCGTATTTCTGTGCGAGACTGCCATCACGGCCACCACGTAAGGAGGCTTTCAATCAGACTTAAAGCTTCCTGACCCAGAGAATTTGGCCATGCTAATAGAGTAGAGTGGCAGGACAAGCAGGAAGTTGTGCATATttaatgacagcagcagtgacacagaTACTAGACAGCACACAGTCCGACACAGGAAGGAggacacatttgtttttccatctgattaaaataaaaatgtacaatgCAAACTTGCAAATATTTTGCCCCAACACGCACACCCAGGACTGTCCCCAGCCTGTCCTCTGTGTTGCCCTTACACTCCTGTCGACACAGCTATGTTGCCCCGACAGCCGTGCCTGCTACACCCAGGCCCCAGCCCTCACCTCCACCCCACTCAGTTTTTCCAGCCTCGACTCCCAACTCCCTCTCAGGTGCAAAAACAGTTGGAATTAGTCAACAGGCTCTCTGCTAATTGAGGTTGGAAAATATTGTATCAATCCCAGTGGAGCAGGGGCATGGAACAGCTGAGGGAAGAGGCAAGAGGGAGAAAGACTGACTTAGAGGGATGAAGGGTTTAAAGGATTAGAGAGCTGGACAGTGTTAAAGGGAGATAGAGAAAAATGCAACATATATAGCAAATAAATAAGAAATTACCTACAAATGAGACAGGGTAAAAATAATATACAGAACCAATAAAATGCCCTTGTGTTTAAAGGATGAACGCAGTGTGATGTAATTCAAAACTGCCAGTGGCAGCAGACAGGACAGGCTGGACATGTATCAGTTACATCTCTAAAGTGCTCCAAGAAAAATGTCCTGCTACGTGAGCACACATGTgaaaatatacacaaacacagaggtttCAGGTATCTGTTCCTAAAGTTTATCACAGTCAATGAGCTGTTAACTCACTGGACATTTGTTAATCAAAGTAGAGGAAAATCAAGATAATAGCATGATCATCTGACTACAGCATATGATTGCTCTAAATATAGATgcaaaccacttcatctttggACTTACTAAAAATAACTCATTGAAATGGCCACACGATGAGACAAAGTACAGTACTTTGAAGGGACAGAAAAAGAGGGCctcagcatgtttttttctttgacctATGGCAAAGCAGAAAATGATGGAGGGGAAAAACACACCCAAGTGTTTACAAAAGCTCCAGAGGCAGGTACGCATCATATCCTGTCCTGGGTCATCGGTCAAGCCCGCTAATGAGACAGTGCCACAGCACAACAGCTGCACGGACACACCCAGCAACCAGTTCATGATCAATTGCAACAGCAAAAGCTGGATAGATTGTAATAACCCGAATGATAAAGACTTCCTGTAACTGTATACCTCATTTAAaaccttctctttttttcattgcatGTTAAAGAATGGGCTGTTAA containing:
- the fgf22 gene encoding fibroblast growth factor 22, giving the protein MCRWTASVTHLGPEPVLSITTAAASTGPLLPLPSAASLCLACFTLLLVTAGTATGACPPRVGHEPLQVLASGINCSWTLERHTRSYNHLEGDVRLRRLYSANKFFLCIDKTGKVDGTRRKNYADSLMEIRSVSVGVVAIKSVSTGLYLAMSKKGTLFGSVKYNPSCKFKERIEENGYNTYASLRWRHGGRQMFVSLNGRGKPRRGHKARRRHPSTHFLPMLPS